A single region of the Streptomyces sp. NBC_01262 genome encodes:
- a CDS encoding MGMT family protein, which translates to MSADELPEVPELPEYAERVLAAAEGIPPGKVMTYGDVAEWLGEGGPRQVGRVMALYGGAVPWWRVVRSDGGFLPGHELEALGHYQEEGTPLRVASRAAQGHIPRLDMRQARWDGSGEGPADGD; encoded by the coding sequence GTGAGTGCAGACGAACTGCCGGAGGTCCCGGAGCTCCCGGAGTACGCGGAGCGGGTGCTCGCTGCCGCCGAGGGGATCCCGCCCGGCAAGGTGATGACGTACGGGGACGTCGCGGAGTGGCTGGGGGAGGGCGGCCCCCGGCAGGTGGGGCGCGTCATGGCGCTGTACGGCGGCGCCGTGCCGTGGTGGCGTGTGGTGCGCTCGGACGGGGGCTTCCTCCCGGGCCACGAGCTGGAGGCCCTGGGCCACTACCAGGAGGAGGGCACGCCGCTGCGCGTGGCGTCCCGGGCCGCGCAGGGGCACATACCGCGGCTGGACATGCGGCAGGCCCGCTGGGACGGGTCCGGCGAGGGACCCGCGGACGGGGACTGA
- a CDS encoding ATP-dependent helicase, translating into MPSRLSDPDQLKELLGIPFTPEQLACVTAPLAPQVIVAGAGSGKTTVMAARVVWLVGTGQVEPDRVLGLTFTNKAAGELAERVRKALLKAGVTEPDPADPEHAPGEPQISTYHAFAGQLLKEHGLRIGLEPTARLLADATRYQLAAQVLRAAPGPFPALTKGIPALVSDLLALEGELAEHLVPLDGLRAHDAELAERLGRIDPAKRGFAWAKDVQTAIRARLDLAGLAAGYREQKRRRDLLDFGDQIALSATLAGTRPEVGGILRESYEVVLLDEYQDTSVAQRLLLAGLFGGGTGHPVTAVGDPCQAIYGWRGASVANLDDFPLHFPRADGAPAGRFSLSENRRSGGRLLDLANGLAAELRARHEGVEALRPAPGAERDGVVRCALLPTQADEIAWIGDSIAHLVRTGTEPGEIAVLCRTTSHFADIHAALVERDIPVEVVGLSGLLHLPEVADLVAVCEVLHDPTANAALVRLLTGPRWRIGARDLALLGRRARLLVPGRGDAQDRLAAAVEGTDPAEVISLADALETFLEGEPEDRLPFSPEARVRFARMAAEIRDLRRALADPLMDVLHRVLAVTGLEVELSASPHALAARRRETLNAFMDIAANFASLDGDATLLAFLGFLHTAAQYEKGLDSSLPGGENTVKVLTAHKSKGLEWDVVAVPGLVRKGFPSERGRELWATNAKVLPHGLRGDAATLPDVEEWTKTGLDGFRAAMAEHNRVEELRLGYVTFTRPRSLLLGSGHWWGPTQKKPFGPSAFLDALRVHCEAGHGEIEHWAEPPAEDAENPSLALAADHAWPLPLDPVALERRRHAAKTVLAHLDAPAQADTYAEDPDWPPPPPEDEYDYGYEDDWYPDPEPADPDPEPEPAHEHVPAPRAELPPEEARLIASWDRDLDALAGELRRARATVRDVPLPATLTASQLMLLAADPDAFARDLARPMPRPPQPAARRGTRFHAWVESRFEELPLIAPEDLPGLEGDDEIADERDLAALKDAFLATPYADRTPFRVEVPFQLALAGRVIRGRIDAVYRDGEGGYEIVDWKTNRAPSADPLQLAVYRLAWAEQRRLPLDLVSAAFLYVRTGEVVRPADLPDRAALELLLTGDANEARRAG; encoded by the coding sequence GTGCCTTCCCGACTCTCCGACCCCGATCAGCTCAAAGAGCTGCTCGGCATCCCGTTCACCCCCGAGCAACTGGCCTGCGTCACCGCCCCGCTCGCCCCGCAGGTCATCGTGGCCGGCGCGGGATCGGGGAAGACGACCGTCATGGCGGCCCGGGTCGTGTGGCTGGTCGGCACGGGCCAGGTCGAGCCGGACCGGGTCCTCGGGCTGACGTTCACGAACAAGGCGGCCGGGGAGCTCGCGGAGCGTGTGCGCAAGGCCCTGCTCAAAGCGGGCGTCACCGAACCCGACCCCGCCGATCCGGAGCACGCGCCGGGCGAGCCGCAGATCTCGACGTACCACGCCTTCGCCGGGCAGCTGCTGAAGGAGCACGGCCTGCGCATAGGCCTGGAGCCCACGGCCCGCCTCCTCGCGGACGCGACGCGCTACCAGCTCGCCGCCCAGGTGCTGCGGGCCGCGCCCGGCCCGTTCCCGGCGCTGACGAAGGGCATCCCGGCGCTGGTCAGCGACCTGCTCGCGCTGGAGGGCGAGCTGGCGGAGCACCTGGTGCCGCTGGACGGGCTGCGCGCGCATGACGCGGAACTGGCGGAGCGCCTGGGCCGGATAGACCCCGCCAAGCGCGGCTTCGCGTGGGCGAAGGACGTACAGACGGCGATCCGCGCGCGCCTGGACCTCGCCGGGCTGGCGGCCGGGTACCGGGAGCAGAAGCGGCGCCGCGACCTGCTGGACTTCGGCGACCAGATCGCGCTGTCGGCGACGCTGGCCGGGACGCGCCCCGAGGTGGGCGGGATCCTGCGCGAGAGCTACGAGGTCGTGCTGCTGGACGAGTACCAGGACACCTCCGTCGCGCAGCGGCTGCTGCTCGCCGGGCTGTTCGGCGGCGGCACCGGCCACCCCGTGACCGCCGTCGGCGACCCCTGCCAGGCGATCTACGGCTGGCGCGGCGCGTCCGTGGCGAACCTCGACGACTTCCCGCTGCACTTCCCCCGCGCCGACGGCGCCCCCGCCGGCCGGTTCTCCCTGTCCGAGAACCGCCGCAGCGGCGGCCGGCTGCTCGACCTGGCCAACGGCCTCGCCGCCGAGCTGCGGGCCCGCCACGAGGGCGTGGAGGCGCTGCGCCCGGCGCCCGGCGCGGAGCGGGACGGCGTGGTGCGGTGCGCGCTGCTGCCCACGCAGGCCGATGAGATCGCCTGGATCGGAGACTCGATCGCCCACCTCGTACGCACCGGCACCGAGCCGGGCGAGATCGCGGTGCTGTGCCGTACGACCTCCCACTTCGCCGACATCCACGCCGCGCTCGTCGAGCGGGACATCCCGGTGGAGGTCGTCGGCCTGTCGGGGCTGCTGCATCTGCCCGAGGTCGCCGACCTGGTCGCGGTGTGCGAGGTGCTGCACGACCCCACGGCCAACGCCGCGCTCGTACGGCTGCTCACCGGCCCCCGCTGGCGCATCGGCGCCCGCGACCTCGCCCTGCTGGGGCGCCGCGCGCGGCTGCTGGTGCCGGGGCGCGGCGATGCGCAGGACCGGCTCGCGGCTGCCGTGGAGGGCACGGACCCGGCGGAGGTGATCTCGCTGGCCGACGCGCTGGAGACCTTCCTGGAGGGCGAGCCCGAGGACCGGCTGCCGTTCTCCCCCGAGGCGCGGGTGCGCTTCGCGCGCATGGCGGCGGAGATACGCGACCTGCGCAGGGCGCTCGCCGACCCGCTCATGGACGTACTGCACAGGGTGCTGGCCGTCACCGGGCTGGAGGTCGAACTGTCGGCGTCCCCGCACGCGCTGGCCGCGCGGCGGCGCGAGACGCTGAACGCGTTCATGGACATCGCCGCCAACTTCGCCTCCCTGGACGGCGACGCGACGCTGCTCGCCTTCCTCGGGTTCCTGCACACCGCCGCGCAGTACGAGAAAGGCCTCGACAGCTCGCTGCCCGGCGGCGAGAACACGGTCAAGGTGCTCACCGCCCACAAGTCCAAGGGCCTGGAGTGGGACGTCGTGGCCGTCCCCGGTCTCGTACGCAAGGGCTTCCCGAGCGAGCGCGGCCGCGAGCTGTGGGCCACCAACGCCAAGGTGCTGCCGCACGGCCTGCGCGGCGACGCCGCGACCCTGCCGGACGTCGAGGAGTGGACCAAGACCGGGCTCGACGGCTTCCGCGCGGCCATGGCCGAGCACAACCGGGTCGAGGAGCTGCGCCTGGGCTATGTCACCTTCACCCGGCCGCGCTCCCTGCTGCTCGGCTCCGGCCACTGGTGGGGCCCCACCCAGAAGAAGCCCTTCGGCCCGTCGGCCTTCCTGGACGCCCTGCGCGTGCACTGCGAGGCCGGCCACGGCGAGATCGAGCACTGGGCCGAGCCGCCCGCCGAGGACGCCGAGAACCCCTCGCTGGCCCTGGCCGCCGATCACGCCTGGCCGCTGCCGCTCGACCCGGTCGCCCTGGAGCGCCGCCGCCATGCCGCGAAGACGGTGCTCGCGCACCTGGACGCCCCGGCGCAGGCCGACACCTACGCCGAGGACCCGGACTGGCCCCCGCCGCCCCCGGAGGACGAGTACGACTACGGGTACGAGGACGACTGGTACCCGGACCCGGAGCCGGCCGACCCGGACCCGGAGCCCGAACCCGCGCACGAGCACGTCCCCGCGCCGCGCGCCGAGCTCCCGCCCGAGGAGGCCCGGCTCATCGCCTCGTGGGACCGCGACCTGGACGCCCTGGCCGGTGAGCTGCGCCGCGCCCGCGCCACCGTCCGCGACGTCCCGCTCCCCGCCACCCTCACCGCCTCCCAGCTCATGCTTCTGGCCGCCGACCCCGACGCCTTCGCCCGCGACCTGGCCCGCCCCATGCCCCGTCCGCCCCAGCCCGCCGCCCGCCGGGGCACCCGTTTCCACGCCTGGGTCGAGTCCCGCTTCGAGGAACTGCCCCTCATCGCTCCCGAAGACCTCCCCGGCCTCGAAGGCGACGACGAGATCGCCGACGAACGCGACCTCGCCGCCCTCAAGGACGCCTTCCTCGCCACCCCCTACGCCGACCGCACGCCCTTCCGCGTCGAGGTCCCCTTCCAGCTCGCCCTCGCCGGGCGCGTCATCCGGGGCCGTATCGACGCCGTCTACCGGGACGGCGAGGGCGGCTACGAGATCGTCGACTGGAAGACCAACCGCGCTCCCTCCGCGGATCCCCTGCAACTGGCCGTCTACCGCCTCGCGTGGGCCGAGCAGCGGCGGCTCCCGCTCGACCTGGTCTCGGCCGCCTTCCTCTACGTCCGCACGGGCGAGGTGGTCCGCCCGGCGGACCTCCCGGACCGCGCGGCGCTGGAGCTGCTGCTGACGGGCGATGCGAACGAGGCCCGCCGGGCCGGATAG
- a CDS encoding glutaredoxin domain-containing protein — protein sequence MSTQADEVVVYTRPGCPYSMLLRLGIRRTGLQHTEVDIWQDPQAAAFVRSVADGNETVPTVTIGGTAMVNPSTQQVMAAVAQHAPHLLPPSDAKPRRLGLRRRDAGQDGSS from the coding sequence ATGTCCACGCAAGCCGATGAGGTGGTCGTGTACACGCGGCCCGGTTGCCCCTACTCCATGCTGCTGCGGCTCGGGATACGCCGTACCGGCTTGCAGCACACCGAGGTCGACATCTGGCAGGACCCGCAGGCGGCGGCCTTCGTCCGCTCGGTCGCGGACGGGAACGAGACCGTGCCGACCGTGACCATCGGCGGCACGGCGATGGTGAACCCGTCGACGCAGCAGGTCATGGCGGCCGTCGCACAGCACGCGCCCCATCTGCTGCCCCCGTCCGACGCCAAGCCCCGGCGCCTCGGCCTGCGCCGCCGGGACGCCGGCCAGGACGGCAGCTCCTAG
- a CDS encoding lysylphosphatidylglycerol synthase transmembrane domain-containing protein, giving the protein MNGHAVPEPAKDPAKGPAKEPAEDSAEEPAKDRNEEPAKAPDPDPDPDPDQDPGCPEPGEDAPHPDPLARDEPILPARVHRPVDLMRFLIGMLGIAVVLGIAGFAHATTSGVEQDIADGATHAPDALIAFAGFTASVAVLIVPVAFAIERLIKRDGLRIADGVLAAVLAHGVSLATDLWVSDAAPAAIRDALTRDAPSGGVTDPVHGYLAPVIAYMTAVGMARRPRWRVALWAVLVLDAFAVLVGGYTTPFSIITTVLIGWTVAYGTLYAVGSPNVRPTGQTLLAGLRRVGFSPLTAVRAEEEFPEAPDSERGRRYIVTLENGPLLDVTVVDREQQAHGFFYRVWRRLALRGINQRRSLQSLRQALEQEALLAYAAIAAGANAPKLIATSELGPDAVMLVYEHIGGHPLDALPDEAVGDDLLLGAWEQVKALQSRRIAHRRLVGESLLVDRSGTVFLTDLRGGEIAAGDMILRMDIAQLLTTLALRVGPERAVASGVAVLGPDMVADSLPVLQPIALSRTTRAMLKQLARERAQRQREAVLAATSAKAAATEAVDGKPADPKAQKRAERKAIEAALDEAREEDLLSRIRQEMLLIRPQAPVEPVRLERIKPRTLVTFIAGAIAVYYLLSQISRVPLTDAIAEAKWGWAAVALVASALSYVAAACSLAGFVPERLSMVKTVMAQVAGSFVKLVAPAAVGGVALNTRYLQKSGVRPGLAVASVGASQLVGLGSHISLLLVFGYITGTEKTPSLSPSRTVMAGLLTAGVLVLVVTAIPALRKFVSTRVRSLFAGVIPRMLDVLQRPAKLITGIGGTLALTFVNVICLDACVRAFGGSLSYASVAVVFLTANAVGSAVPTPGGVGAIEAATTAALVLAGLGNDVATPAVLLFRLLTFWLPVLPGWLSFTHLTRKGAL; this is encoded by the coding sequence ATGAACGGCCATGCCGTGCCGGAGCCGGCGAAGGACCCGGCGAAGGGCCCGGCCAAGGAGCCCGCCGAGGACTCGGCCGAAGAGCCCGCCAAGGACCGGAACGAGGAGCCTGCCAAGGCGCCGGACCCGGACCCCGACCCGGACCCGGATCAGGACCCCGGCTGCCCTGAGCCCGGCGAGGACGCCCCGCACCCGGATCCCCTCGCCCGCGACGAGCCGATCCTGCCCGCGCGCGTGCACCGGCCCGTCGACCTGATGCGGTTCCTGATCGGCATGCTGGGCATCGCCGTCGTCCTGGGCATCGCGGGCTTCGCGCACGCGACGACCTCGGGCGTCGAGCAGGACATCGCCGACGGGGCGACGCACGCGCCGGACGCCCTGATCGCGTTCGCCGGGTTCACGGCGAGCGTGGCCGTGCTGATCGTGCCCGTGGCCTTCGCGATCGAGCGGCTGATCAAGCGGGACGGCCTGCGCATCGCGGACGGCGTGCTCGCGGCCGTCCTCGCGCACGGCGTGTCCCTGGCCACCGACCTGTGGGTCTCCGACGCCGCCCCCGCCGCCATCCGCGACGCCCTCACCCGCGACGCGCCCAGCGGCGGCGTCACCGACCCCGTCCACGGCTATCTGGCGCCGGTCATCGCGTACATGACCGCCGTCGGCATGGCCCGCCGCCCCCGCTGGCGGGTCGCCCTGTGGGCGGTCCTGGTCCTGGACGCCTTCGCGGTCCTGGTCGGCGGCTACACGACACCGTTCTCGATCATCACCACCGTCCTGATCGGCTGGACGGTCGCCTACGGAACGCTCTACGCCGTCGGCTCACCCAATGTCCGCCCCACCGGCCAGACCCTCCTGGCCGGCCTGCGCCGCGTCGGCTTCTCGCCGCTGACCGCCGTACGGGCCGAGGAGGAGTTCCCCGAGGCGCCCGACTCCGAGCGGGGCCGCCGCTACATCGTCACCCTGGAGAACGGCCCGCTGCTCGACGTCACCGTCGTCGACCGCGAGCAGCAGGCGCACGGCTTCTTCTACCGCGTATGGCGCCGGCTCGCGCTGCGCGGCATCAACCAAAGACGCAGCCTGCAGTCGCTGCGCCAGGCCCTGGAGCAGGAGGCGCTGCTCGCGTACGCCGCCATCGCCGCCGGGGCGAACGCCCCGAAGCTGATCGCCACCTCCGAGCTGGGCCCGGACGCCGTGATGCTGGTCTACGAGCACATCGGCGGCCACCCGCTGGACGCGCTGCCCGACGAGGCGGTGGGCGACGACCTGCTGCTGGGCGCCTGGGAGCAGGTCAAGGCCCTGCAGTCGCGCCGCATCGCGCACCGCCGGCTGGTCGGCGAGTCGCTACTGGTGGATCGTTCCGGCACGGTCTTCCTGACCGACCTGCGGGGCGGCGAGATCGCCGCCGGCGACATGATCCTGCGGATGGACATCGCGCAGCTGCTGACCACGCTGGCGCTGCGGGTCGGCCCCGAGCGCGCGGTCGCCTCCGGTGTGGCCGTGCTCGGGCCCGACATGGTCGCGGACTCGCTGCCGGTGCTCCAGCCGATCGCCCTGAGCCGTACGACCCGGGCCATGCTCAAGCAGCTCGCGCGCGAGCGGGCCCAGCGCCAGCGCGAGGCCGTGCTCGCCGCGACCAGCGCCAAGGCGGCGGCGACCGAGGCCGTGGACGGCAAGCCGGCGGACCCCAAGGCCCAGAAGCGGGCCGAGCGCAAGGCGATCGAGGCCGCGCTGGACGAGGCACGCGAGGAGGACCTGCTCTCCCGGATCCGTCAGGAGATGCTGCTCATCCGCCCGCAGGCGCCGGTCGAGCCGGTCCGGCTGGAGCGCATCAAGCCGCGCACCCTGGTGACCTTCATCGCGGGCGCCATCGCCGTCTACTACCTGCTCTCCCAGATCAGCCGCGTCCCTCTCACCGATGCCATCGCCGAGGCCAAGTGGGGCTGGGCGGCGGTCGCCCTGGTCGCCTCCGCGCTCAGCTACGTGGCCGCGGCGTGCTCGCTCGCCGGCTTCGTCCCCGAGCGGCTGTCCATGGTGAAGACGGTCATGGCGCAGGTCGCCGGCTCCTTCGTCAAGCTCGTCGCCCCCGCCGCGGTCGGCGGCGTCGCCCTCAACACCCGCTACCTCCAGAAGTCCGGCGTCCGCCCCGGGCTCGCCGTCGCCAGCGTCGGGGCCTCCCAGCTCGTCGGCCTCGGCTCCCACATCAGCCTGCTCCTCGTCTTCGGCTACATCACCGGCACCGAGAAGACCCCCTCGCTGTCCCCGTCGCGCACCGTCATGGCGGGGCTGCTCACCGCCGGCGTCCTGGTGCTGGTCGTCACCGCGATCCCGGCGCTGCGCAAGTTCGTCTCCACGCGGGTCCGCTCCCTGTTCGCGGGCGTCATCCCGCGCATGCTCGACGTCCTCCAGCGCCCCGCCAAGCTCATCACCGGCATCGGCGGCACCCTGGCCCTCACCTTCGTCAACGTCATCTGCCTCGACGCCTGCGTACGCGCCTTCGGCGGCAGCCTCAGCTACGCCAGCGTCGCCGTGGTCTTCCTCACCGCCAACGCCGTCGGCTCCGCCGTCCCCACCCCCGGCGGCGTCGGCGCCATCGAGGCCGCCACGACCGCCGCCCTGGTCCTGGCCGGGCTCGGCAACGACGTGGCCACGCCCGCGGTGCTGCTCTTCCGGCTGCTGACCTTCTGGCTCCCGGTGCTGCCGGGGTGGCTGTCGTTCACGCACCTGACCCGCAAGGGCGCGCTGTAA
- a CDS encoding ATP-dependent helicase, with the protein MTTTSSVRSQYRGTGTPVGGYRLSRTPPAPVTPPVLDAAQRSVVEHPAGPLLVLAGPGTGKTTTLVEAVAERVRRGTDPERILVLTFSRKAAVELRDRMTARMGDRAVPPVATTFHSFCYALLRAHQDPELFADPVRLMSGPEQDVFVRELLAGELELEREGRPKNRWPDELRAALTTRGFADEVRAVLARSRELGLGPGALAAFAARAGRPDWRAAAVFLAEYLDVLDLQGVLDYAELVHRAVLLAERDEVARVLATQYDAVFVDEYQDTDPAQVRLLHALAGGGRTLVAFGDPDQSIYAFRGADINGILDFPDAFPRRDGRPADVRVLTVSRRSGARLLAATRLLTTRMPLTRLPAAAVRAHRELRPVRDGGAVSVRTYPTPGAELDGIADLLRRAHLEDGVPWNDMAVLLRAGARSIPGLRRALTSAGVPVEVDGDDLPLHQEPAVAPLLLALRACARDEPALAVDEALTLLGSPLGGMDASDLRRLGRALRDEERAAGQTVPRPSDVLIAEALSEPERLVAHDPAYARGAQRLGTLLRTARELLTRGGTAEAALWALWDGTPWPARLERSAARGGAAGRNADRDLDAVCALFETAARAEERTGGRGALNFLEELDAQDIAADVLTRRAVRPDAVRLMTAHRSKGLEWRLVVVAGVQDGLWPDLRRRGSLLEADRIGRDGLAEPLSSGALLAEERRLFYVAVTRARERLVVTAVKAAADDGDQPSRFLTELGAEPIDVTQRPRRPLSVAALVAELRATTVDPAASAALRDAAAQRLARLASLEDGGHLLVPAAHPDRWWGLYETTRSAVPLRDRDHPVALSGSALDQLANTCALQWFLGREVKAEPPSTAAQGFGNVVHVLADEVASGRTAADLDVLMERLDSVWDALVFDAPWKSAQEKENARAALERFLRWHVMERGDRSSVGTEHAFDVTLNAGDVEVRIRGSMDRVETDGEGRAYVVDFKTGRSKPTAAEVARHPQLAVYQLAVREGAVDSLFGDERPPPGGAELVQLRLGAAKRDGGDEVPAVQAQEPLAGEWVEDLLAGAAGRVLDERFTPAAGQHCAHCAFRSSCSARPEGRHVVE; encoded by the coding sequence GTGACCACCACCTCCTCCGTCCGATCGCAGTACCGGGGGACGGGCACGCCGGTCGGCGGTTACCGGCTGTCGCGGACCCCGCCCGCACCGGTGACGCCCCCTGTCCTGGACGCCGCCCAGCGGTCCGTGGTTGAGCATCCGGCGGGCCCGCTTCTCGTGCTGGCAGGGCCCGGCACCGGCAAGACCACGACCCTGGTCGAGGCGGTCGCCGAGCGGGTGCGGCGCGGGACGGACCCGGAGCGGATCCTCGTCCTCACCTTCAGCCGCAAGGCCGCGGTCGAGCTGCGCGACCGCATGACCGCGCGCATGGGCGACCGCGCGGTGCCGCCGGTGGCCACCACCTTCCACTCCTTCTGCTACGCCCTGCTCCGCGCCCACCAGGACCCCGAGCTGTTCGCCGACCCGGTGCGGCTGATGTCCGGACCCGAGCAGGACGTCTTCGTACGCGAGCTGCTGGCCGGCGAGCTCGAACTGGAACGGGAAGGCCGCCCCAAGAACCGCTGGCCGGACGAGCTGCGGGCCGCCCTGACCACCCGCGGCTTCGCCGACGAGGTCCGCGCCGTGCTCGCCCGCAGCCGCGAGCTCGGCCTCGGCCCGGGAGCGCTCGCCGCCTTCGCCGCCCGCGCGGGACGGCCGGACTGGCGCGCGGCGGCCGTCTTCCTCGCCGAATACCTGGACGTCCTCGACCTCCAGGGCGTCCTGGACTACGCCGAGCTGGTGCACCGCGCCGTACTGCTCGCCGAGCGGGACGAGGTCGCGCGCGTCCTGGCCACCCAGTACGACGCCGTCTTCGTCGACGAGTACCAGGACACCGACCCCGCCCAGGTCCGGCTGCTGCACGCGCTGGCGGGCGGCGGGCGAACCCTGGTCGCCTTCGGCGATCCCGACCAGTCCATCTACGCCTTCCGCGGCGCCGACATCAACGGCATCCTCGACTTCCCCGACGCCTTCCCGCGCCGGGACGGCCGCCCGGCCGACGTACGCGTCCTCACCGTCTCCCGCCGCTCCGGCGCCCGCCTTCTCGCCGCCACCCGGCTGCTCACCACGCGCATGCCGCTCACCCGGCTCCCTGCTGCCGCTGTCCGCGCCCACCGCGAACTGCGCCCCGTACGGGACGGCGGCGCCGTGTCGGTGCGCACCTATCCCACCCCCGGCGCCGAACTCGACGGCATCGCCGACCTGCTGCGCCGCGCCCACCTTGAGGACGGCGTCCCCTGGAACGACATGGCCGTCCTGCTGCGGGCCGGCGCCCGGTCCATTCCCGGCCTGCGCAGGGCGCTCACCTCCGCCGGCGTGCCCGTCGAGGTCGACGGCGACGACCTGCCGCTGCACCAGGAGCCCGCGGTGGCCCCGCTGCTCCTCGCGCTGCGCGCATGCGCGCGTGACGAGCCCGCGCTCGCCGTGGACGAGGCCCTGACCCTGCTCGGCTCACCGCTGGGCGGCATGGACGCCTCCGACCTGCGCCGCCTCGGCCGCGCCCTGCGCGACGAGGAACGCGCCGCCGGACAGACCGTCCCCCGGCCCTCCGACGTACTCATCGCCGAGGCGCTGAGCGAGCCCGAGCGGCTCGTCGCCCACGACCCCGCGTACGCGCGCGGCGCCCAGCGCCTCGGCACGCTGCTGCGCACGGCGCGCGAGCTGCTGACGCGGGGCGGCACCGCCGAAGCCGCGCTGTGGGCCCTGTGGGACGGCACCCCCTGGCCCGCCCGCCTGGAGCGGTCCGCCGCCCGGGGCGGAGCCGCCGGGCGCAACGCGGACCGGGACCTGGACGCGGTGTGCGCCCTGTTCGAAACGGCGGCACGCGCAGAGGAGCGTACGGGCGGCCGGGGCGCCCTCAACTTCCTCGAAGAGCTCGACGCGCAGGACATCGCCGCCGATGTCCTCACCCGGCGCGCCGTCCGTCCGGACGCCGTGCGCCTGATGACCGCGCACCGCTCCAAGGGCCTGGAGTGGCGGCTCGTCGTGGTCGCCGGTGTCCAGGACGGGCTCTGGCCCGACCTGCGCAGGCGCGGTTCCCTGCTGGAGGCCGACCGCATCGGGCGCGACGGCCTCGCCGAACCGCTCTCCTCGGGCGCGCTCCTCGCCGAGGAGCGCCGGCTGTTCTACGTGGCCGTCACGCGCGCGCGTGAGCGGCTCGTCGTGACGGCGGTCAAGGCGGCAGCCGACGACGGCGACCAGCCCTCCCGCTTCCTCACCGAGCTCGGCGCCGAGCCCATCGACGTGACCCAGCGCCCCCGCCGGCCCCTTTCCGTCGCCGCCCTCGTCGCCGAACTGCGCGCCACCACCGTCGACCCCGCCGCCTCCGCCGCCCTGCGCGACGCGGCCGCCCAGCGCCTCGCCCGGCTGGCCTCCCTGGAGGACGGCGGCCACCTCCTGGTCCCCGCCGCCCACCCCGACCGCTGGTGGGGCCTGTACGAGACCACCCGCTCCGCCGTCCCCCTGCGCGACCGCGACCACCCCGTCGCCCTCTCCGGCAGCGCGCTGGACCAGCTCGCCAACACCTGCGCCCTGCAGTGGTTCCTCGGGCGGGAGGTCAAGGCCGAGCCGCCCTCCACCGCGGCGCAGGGCTTCGGCAACGTCGTGCACGTACTGGCCGACGAGGTCGCCTCCGGACGCACCGCCGCCGATCTGGACGTGCTGATGGAGCGGCTGGACTCGGTCTGGGACGCCCTCGTCTTCGACGCCCCCTGGAAGTCCGCGCAGGAGAAGGAGAACGCCCGCGCGGCCCTGGAGCGGTTCCTGCGCTGGCATGTCATGGAGCGCGGCGACCGTTCCTCGGTGGGCACCGAGCACGCCTTCGACGTCACCTTGAACGCGGGCGACGTCGAAGTGCGGATCCGCGGCAGCATGGACCGCGTCGAGACGGACGGCGAAGGACGCGCGTACGTCGTCGACTTCAAGACGGGCAGATCGAAGCCGACGGCGGCCGAGGTCGCCCGCCACCCGCAGCTCGCCGTCTACCAGCTCGCGGTTCGCGAGGGGGCCGTCGACTCCCTGTTCGGCGACGAGCGGCCCCCGCCGGGCGGTGCCGAGCTGGTGCAGCTGCGGCTGGGGGCGGCGAAGCGGGACGGCGGCGATGAGGTGCCCGCCGTCCAGGCCCAGGAACCGCTGGCGGGGGAGTGGGTCGAGGACCTGCTCGCGGGGGCGGCCGGACGGGTGCTGGACGAGCGCTTCACGCCCGCGGCGGGGCAGCACTGCGCGCACTGCGCCTTCCGGTCGTCCTGCAGCGCGCGGCCGGAGGGCCGGCACGTGGTGGAGTAG